Proteins found in one Planococcus citri chromosome 2, ihPlaCitr1.1, whole genome shotgun sequence genomic segment:
- the CycB gene encoding G2/mitotic-specific cyclin-B2, translating to METRIQRPVFSVSDENAHVVGLGKMNANKTGKDVKRAALGDIANNRLPSAGLNQSILPKSKLPVLKPGFNLTKTKSTTVSKSKLTSLKENQVPGVVPQKSSNLKTIIDKTRTLKIQHKKPVIERPPGVEDIDKDDAKNPFLLSAYTMDIYEYLRSLERSHPIKEDYLKDHKEITPKMRAIVVDWLVEVQLEYRLLQETLHITVGILDTYLQSNPKVDKNKMQLIGIAALFLATKYEEITVPSADELVYISASAFKERDLYLMEMEMFKKIGFDISRPISLNFLRRFSKAAFAHAEHHTYAKYFLELALIEYKLCHIHPSLVAAAALYLALFVKSTAEEIDESLWTKTLEYYSGYKMDDIKPILLVLAKTVYNARTSKLQSVVQKYATSKLFKVSMHAELYSDRMKKLASQ from the exons ATGGAAACGAGAATTCAACGTCCT GTATTTTCGGTCTCGGACGAAAATGCTCATGTAGTCGGATTGGGAAAGATGAACGCTAATAAGACTGGTAAAGATGTTAAACGCGCTGCTCTGGGAGATATTGCTAACAATAGATTACCCTCCGCTGGTTTGAATCAAAGTATTTTACCGAAATCCAAGTTACCAGTTCTGAAACCCGG ATTTAACCTTACGAAAACTAAATCTACGACGGTTAGTAAATCTAAATTGACaagtttgaaagaaaatcaagtTCCTGGG GTGGTCCCGCAAAAATCCTCCAACTTGAAAACTATTATCGATAAGACTCGTACATTGAAAATTCAGCATAAGAAACCTGTTATCGAACGACCACCCGGTGTTGAAGATATCGATAAAGATGATGCGAAAAATCCGTTTTTACTTTCAGCCTATACTATGGATATTTACGAGTATCTTCGGTCGCTTGAG AGATCCCATCCTATTAAAGAAGATTACTTGAAAGATCACAAAGAAATTACACCTAAGATGAGAGCAATTGTTGTAGACTGGTTAGTCGAAGTTCAACTAGAATACCGCCTTTTGCAAGAAACTCTTCATATCACAGTTGGCATTTTAGATACATATTTGCAG AGTAATCCTAAAGTTGACAAAAACAAAATGCAATTGATCGGCATCGCTGCTCTATTTCTGGCCACAAAATACGAAGAAATCACAGTTCCTAGCGCAGACGAATTAGTGTATATTTCGGCATCGGCATTCAAAGAACGAGATCTTTAtttaatggagatggaaatgtttaaaaagaTCGGTTTCGATATTAGCCGACCGatatctttaaatttccttcgACGATTCAGTAAAGCAGCATTT GCACACGCCGAACATCACACCTACGCTAAGTATTTCTTGGAGTTGGCGCTGATCGAATACAAATTATGTCACATTCATCCATCGTTGGTTGCCGCAGCTGCTTTGTATTTAGCATTATT cGTGAAAAGTACTGCTGAAGAGATTGACGAATCCTTGTGGACAAAAACATTGGAATATTATTCGGGATATAAAATGGATGATATTAAACCGATTCTTTTGGTGTTGGCCAAGACTGTTTATAACGCCAGAACGAGTAAATTACAG TCTGTCGTTCAAAAATACGCGACTTCGAAATTATTTAAAGTGAGTATGCACGCGGAATTATATAGCGATCGTATGAAGAAATTGGCTTCTCAGTGA
- the mRpS18B gene encoding small ribosomal subunit protein mS40: protein MNRLFRLTSYTLSNIPKFAVREFHSRTDFTARTIICCNSVLNPTRSLHVTPLRLEDEPKKSRYEGLLERDPSRDRSRKISIETSIRYVNSQAFKDGYGNDPVWFLYRRNHKGQFARPKTRKMCIRNDVIMTGNPCPICRDEFLVVSYKNVELLKQFISPITGELLSYKTTGVCQQQHQNLLVAYLQARDLGLITFDLPFREYDYSEYELK, encoded by the exons ATGAACCGTTTGTTTCGTCTCACTTCCTATACTTTATCGAATATACCGAAATTTGCTGTACGTGAATTTCATTCGAGAACTGATTTCACCGCTCGAACAATCATTTGTTGTAATTCTGTTTTGAATCCG ACGAGGTCCTTACATGTAACACCTTTACGCTTAGAAGACGAACCGAAAAAATCAAGATACGAAGGATTATTGGAAAGGGACCCATCTCGAGACCGTAGTCGTAAAATATCAATCGAAACTAGCATAAGATACGTAAATAGTCAAG CTTTCAAAGATGGATATGGAAACGATCCAGTGTGGTTTCTTTATCGTAGGAACCATAAAGGTCAATTTGCTCGTCCAAAAACTCGCAAAATGTGTATT CGTAACGATGTTATTATGACTGGTAATCCTTGTCCTATATGCAGAGATGAATTTTTAGTCGTGAGTTATAAAAACGTTGAATTATTGAAGCAGTTTATTTCGCCTATCACCGGAGAACTTCTCAGTTATAA AACAACCGGCGTTTGTCAACAACAGCATCAGAATTTACTGGTAGCGTATTTGCAAGCCAGAGATCTTGGTTTAATCACATTTGACCTTCCATTCAGAGAATACGATTATTCGGAATACGAGTTGAAATAA
- the Pyroxd1 gene encoding pyridine nucleotide-disulfide oxidoreductase domain-containing protein 1 encodes MEATYVIVGGGIAGMSCVEQIAIFDPDAKVILVSASPLIKTVTRITPLTKMLVEFSVEEKPYQDLSSIYPSLSIIIDTAVNINSSDHILTTASGTKIKYQKLCLCSGASPKIITNRNEFVIGIRDTDSATVLQNKVKTARRVVVVGNGGIATELIHEIQGVDIIWAVKDKHISAAFVDPGAAEFFQHRLLKKGEEEETTTIKTLKYTADFNKNTDKLGAALGPHWHDNISLTNADRNTSNITVEYAVEVKSVVAKDNDEWPVFVELTNGKTYGCDFIVSATGVIPNSETITVEDGNFEIADDKGIKVNSKMETNIKDIYAAGDICTASWDPAFHWLQMRLWTQARQMGAYSGKCMVDAVAGEETTQDFCFEMFTHVTRFFGYKVILLGLFNGQKLGTDYEIMLRVTKAKEFIKLVIRQGKLQGAILIGDTDLEEMCENLILNQLDVSHLGEDLLNPDVDVDDYFD; translated from the coding sequence ATGGAAGCAACCTACGTTATAGTTGGGGGAGGCATAGCTGGTATGTCTTGTGTCGAACAAATCGCTATTTTCGATCCAGATGCAAAAGTGATTTTAGTATCAGCGTCGCCTTTAATCAAAACTGTTACTAGAATTACTCCATTAACGAAAATGCTGGTGGAATTTTCAGTCGAAGAGAAACCTTATCAAGATCTTTCATCGATATATCCTTCATTATCTATTATAATCGACACGGCTGTTAATATCAATTCTTCCGATCACATCCTCACTACCGCTTCCGGaacgaaaataaaataccaaaaattatgcCTTTGCAGCGGTGCCTCTCCTAAAATAATCACTAATCGAAACGAATTCGTCATCGGAATCCGGGATACAGATTCAGCCACAGTATTACAAAATAAAGTGAAAACTGCTCGCCGCGTCGTAGTTGTCGGTAACGGCGGAATAGCCACTGAACTTATACACGAAATCCAAGGTGTCGATATTATTTGGGCTGTTAAAGATAAACATATTTCTGCGGCATTTGTCGATCCCGGCGCTGCGGAATTCTTTCAACATCGTTTACTGAAGAAAggcgaagaagaagaaacaaCCAcgatcaaaactttaaaatacaCAGCTGATTTCAATAAGAATACTGATAAATTAGGAGCTGCTTTAGGTCCTCATTGGCACGATAATATTTCTCTTACCAATGCCGATCGAAATACTTCGAATATCACCGTAGAATACGCCGTTGAAGTAAAATCTGTAGTCGCAAAAGATAACGACGAATGGCCTGTTTTTGTCGAATTAACTAACGGGAAAACGTACGGTTGCGATTTCATCGTATCTGCCACCGGTGTTATCCCTAATAGTGAAACTATCACCGTTGAAgatggtaattttgaaatagcCGATGATAAAGGTATCAAAGTAAACTCGAAAATGGAGACGAACATCAAAGATATATACGCAGCAGGTGATATCTGTACAGCCTCGTGGGATCCAGCCTTTCATTGGTTGCAAATGAGACTCTGGACTCAAGCACGTCAGATGGGAGCTTACAGCGGTAAATGTATGGTTGACGCTGTAGCTGGAGAAGAAACCACACAagatttttgtttcgaaatgtTCACCCATGTTACGAGATTTTTTGGCTATAAAGTTATTCTATTGGGATTATTCAACGGACAAAAATTAGGCACTGATTACGAAATTATGTTACGTGTAACTAAAGCTAAGGAATTTATCAAGTTAGTCATTAGACAGGGTAAATTGCAAGGTGCTATTCTTATCGGTGATACAGACTTGGAAGAGATGtgcgaaaatttaattttgaatcagCTCGATGTTTCTCATCTAGGTGAAGATTTACTTAATCccgatgtcgatgtcgatgaTTATTTCGATTAA
- the LOC135835766 gene encoding uncharacterized protein LOC135835766, which produces MAVLKTICIFFILISEVYLHATEFEDAFSTAIPGGFAFDKAKMSDLVKKFMEHFKNPDSMNMPLPVPDPLPMPDREYPLLAKVYTSNVSAFGVSHLKIENLTSDFVEMKVHFGLRMPKLEITGDYFYKWLFQNYSGDFNVTIINALSDCNAQLEVTRFGELEVADIKMELSTRDKIHFNVQNAGMIGFVLNSLGEVIFDGIKPYIFKIINGNIRGNINEHLKKLKVMFPNSIPPIDLAIAEARKFVRNNEWDPYFVPDYQYATSIYSIDITQNVVMGLSSFYRVGNVKVLMDNLTLFIEANIATETLEGMCNWEAGIAGILTKSGMMSFTVEYIKVMILIGQPLDIRKKPKVTDINIKVGNVQLRMDGSGLPDYIAEFAVNVVPNILRYQIVQAAEMPIKRKIQEVLDNTDIEQAILEKLPIIDRQLYKTDVSVIEDSFVEEGLVLKGKELDQELIL; this is translated from the exons ATGGCTGTGTTGAAGactatttgtatatttttcatccTAATTTCCGAGGTATATTTGCATGCGACCGAATTCGAAG ATGCCTTCAGCACAGCAATTCCTGGTGGCTTTGCATTCGATAAAGCTAAAATGAGTGATTTAGTCAAGAAATTCATGGAACATTTCAAGAATCCAGATTCCATGAATATGCCACTCCCAGTGCCAGACCCGTTACCTATGCCTGATCGAGAATATCCTTTATTAGCCAAAGTATACACCTCAAACGTATCAGCATTTGGAGTATCtcacctaaaaatcgaaaatttaacCTCCGATTTTGTAGAAATGAAG GTTCACTTCGGTCTTCGAATGCCAAAGCTCGAAATTACAGGAGATTATTTCTACAAAtggttatttcaaaattactccgGTGATTTCAACGTTACCATTATAAATGCTCTATCAGACTGCAACGCTCAACTCGAGGTTACTCGTTTCGGTGAACTTGAAGTAGCCGATATTAAAATGGAACTTAGCACCAGagataaaattcatttcaacgtACAGAATGCGGGAATGATTGGGTTCGTGTTGAATAGCTTGGGCGAGGTGATCTTCGACGGTATAAAACcatacatatttaaaataatCAACGGTAACATTCGAGGGAACATCAACgaacatctgaaaaaattaaaagtaatgtTTCCGAattcaataccacctatagATTTAGCCATCGCAGAAGCTCGGAAATTTGTTCGTAATAACGAATGGGATCCTTACTTTGTGCCGGATTATCAATACGCTACAAGTATCTACAGCATCGATATCACTCAAAACGTTGTCATGGGATTGTCATCGTTTTACCGAGTTGGTAATGTTAAAGTACTGATGGATAATTTAACGTTGTTCATCGAAGCTAACATCGCAACGGAAACTTTGGAAGGTATGTGTAACTGGGAAGCAGGCATTGCTGGTATTTTAACCAAATCAGGAATGATGTCTTTTACCGTTGAGTATATTAAAGTAATGATACTAATTGGACAACCTCTCGATATCAGAAAGAAACCCAAAGTTACTGACATAAATATCAAAGTTGGTAATGTTCAGTTGAGAATGGATGGCTCCGGATTACCGGATTATATCGCAGAGTTCGCCGTCAACGTAGTACCAAATATACTCCGGTATCAAATTGTTCAAGCTGCTGAGATGCCTATCAAAAGGAAGATACAAGAAGTACTCGATAATACAGATATTGAACAGGCGATTTTGGAGAAGTTGCCTATTATAGACCGACAGCTGTATAAAACTGATGTCAGCGTGATTGAAGATAGCTTTGTTGAAGAAGGATTAGTACTCAAGGGAAAAGAATTAGATCAagaattaattttgtaa
- the LOC135835767 gene encoding uncharacterized protein LOC135835767 isoform X1, translating to MKISIVLLHLLWFQCSFWSGNSFNGFDLFSYSSTGNETISLSNVKEINSMLKKIMIYFKNSNASTTSLPIPDPFHRPDHEYGAIKTTNVTVWGFSNLKINNLTSDLVAMKISFDLYLPKLVETGRYLCCGHLFQRSGKFSLNIKNAHWHCHGALKITDSGRLAVSKIELDLKHRDEIKPYVEDAGLISILVNNFGDVIFESIKSYILSVINANIENYANEQLKHMKIMLPNSIPPIDTFTIEARKFVKKSLNDPYPISDFLYTSDVLLVEVSQIYINGISSFYRTGNINVSLENNNALRVILNFGTGQLKGDCLWEIGILGLYSKYGSAFFDVDYVNVFLNVKQSLDLSKAPVITDMNVKVGNIQLILNGGSLFEYSVEFAVNLISNWLRNQIVKLFKTEIIVEVQEMVNKINMEDIIFKYLISERPMAPK from the exons ATGAAAATTTCGATCGTTCTTCTACATCTTTTGTGGTTCCAGTGCAGCTTTTGGTCCGGAAATTCATTTAATG GCTTCGATTTGTTTTCATATTCATCCACTGGAAATGAAACGATTTCTCTGAGCAACGTTAAGGAAATCAACTccatgctgaaaaaaatcatgatctattttaaaaattcaaatgcatcAACAACGTCGTTACCAATACCAGATCCATTCCATCGTCCAGATCACGAATATGGAGCAATTAAAACTACCAACGTAACCGTTTGGggtttttcgaatttgaaaataaacaacttGACTTCCGATTTGGTGGCGATGAAG ATAAGCTTCGATTTATACTTACCAAAACTGGTCGAAACCGGACGTTACCTATGCTGCGGCCACTTGTTCCAGCGTTCTGGGAAATTTTCCTTAAACATTAAAAATGCTCATTGGCATTGTCACGGTGCCTTGAAAATCACCGACTCGGGTCGCTTAGCTGTATCAAAAATCGAACTCGACTTGAAGCATCGAGATGAAATAAAACCGTACGTAGAAGACGCTGGTCTCATCAGTATCCTGGTGAACAATTTCGGCGACGTAATATTCGAAAGTATAAAATCATACATTCTATCGGTAATTAACGCAAATATTGAAAACTACGCTAACGAACAACTGAAACATATGAAAATCATGCTTCCTAATTCTATACCACCCATTGACACATTTACCATCGAAGCTCgcaagtttgtgaaaaaatccctAAACGATCCGTATCCTATATCGGATTTCCTTTACACTAGCGATGTACTCTTGGTCGAAGTTTCGCAGATTTACATCAACGGAATATCATCTTTTTATAGAACTGGAAATATTAACGTGTCGTTGGAAAATAACAACGCATTGCGTGTGATTCTGAATTTTGGTACTGGTCAGTTGAAAGGCGATTGCTTATGGGAAATTGGAATATTAGGTCTGTACTCGAAATAtggaagtgcgtttttcgacgTTGATTAcgttaatgtttttttgaatgtaaaGCAGTCTTTAGATTTATCCAAAGCACCTGTCATCACTGATATGAATGTTAAAGTGGGTAACATCCAGTTAATTTTAAATGGAGGAAGTTTATTCGAATATTCTGTCGAATTCGCTGTAAATTTAATTAGCAATTGGTTACGTAATCAGATTGTCAAACTGTTCAAGACTGAGATAATAGTCGAGGTTCAAGAAATGGTCAACAAAATCAACATGGAGGAtattattttcaagtatttaaTTTCCGAGAGACCGATGGCACCTAAATGA
- the LOC135835767 gene encoding uncharacterized protein LOC135835767 isoform X2 encodes MVYSDFSGFDLFSYSSTGNETISLSNVKEINSMLKKIMIYFKNSNASTTSLPIPDPFHRPDHEYGAIKTTNVTVWGFSNLKINNLTSDLVAMKISFDLYLPKLVETGRYLCCGHLFQRSGKFSLNIKNAHWHCHGALKITDSGRLAVSKIELDLKHRDEIKPYVEDAGLISILVNNFGDVIFESIKSYILSVINANIENYANEQLKHMKIMLPNSIPPIDTFTIEARKFVKKSLNDPYPISDFLYTSDVLLVEVSQIYINGISSFYRTGNINVSLENNNALRVILNFGTGQLKGDCLWEIGILGLYSKYGSAFFDVDYVNVFLNVKQSLDLSKAPVITDMNVKVGNIQLILNGGSLFEYSVEFAVNLISNWLRNQIVKLFKTEIIVEVQEMVNKINMEDIIFKYLISERPMAPK; translated from the exons ATG GTATACTCTGATTTTTCAGGCTTCGATTTGTTTTCATATTCATCCACTGGAAATGAAACGATTTCTCTGAGCAACGTTAAGGAAATCAACTccatgctgaaaaaaatcatgatctattttaaaaattcaaatgcatcAACAACGTCGTTACCAATACCAGATCCATTCCATCGTCCAGATCACGAATATGGAGCAATTAAAACTACCAACGTAACCGTTTGGggtttttcgaatttgaaaataaacaacttGACTTCCGATTTGGTGGCGATGAAG ATAAGCTTCGATTTATACTTACCAAAACTGGTCGAAACCGGACGTTACCTATGCTGCGGCCACTTGTTCCAGCGTTCTGGGAAATTTTCCTTAAACATTAAAAATGCTCATTGGCATTGTCACGGTGCCTTGAAAATCACCGACTCGGGTCGCTTAGCTGTATCAAAAATCGAACTCGACTTGAAGCATCGAGATGAAATAAAACCGTACGTAGAAGACGCTGGTCTCATCAGTATCCTGGTGAACAATTTCGGCGACGTAATATTCGAAAGTATAAAATCATACATTCTATCGGTAATTAACGCAAATATTGAAAACTACGCTAACGAACAACTGAAACATATGAAAATCATGCTTCCTAATTCTATACCACCCATTGACACATTTACCATCGAAGCTCgcaagtttgtgaaaaaatccctAAACGATCCGTATCCTATATCGGATTTCCTTTACACTAGCGATGTACTCTTGGTCGAAGTTTCGCAGATTTACATCAACGGAATATCATCTTTTTATAGAACTGGAAATATTAACGTGTCGTTGGAAAATAACAACGCATTGCGTGTGATTCTGAATTTTGGTACTGGTCAGTTGAAAGGCGATTGCTTATGGGAAATTGGAATATTAGGTCTGTACTCGAAATAtggaagtgcgtttttcgacgTTGATTAcgttaatgtttttttgaatgtaaaGCAGTCTTTAGATTTATCCAAAGCACCTGTCATCACTGATATGAATGTTAAAGTGGGTAACATCCAGTTAATTTTAAATGGAGGAAGTTTATTCGAATATTCTGTCGAATTCGCTGTAAATTTAATTAGCAATTGGTTACGTAATCAGATTGTCAAACTGTTCAAGACTGAGATAATAGTCGAGGTTCAAGAAATGGTCAACAAAATCAACATGGAGGAtattattttcaagtatttaaTTTCCGAGAGACCGATGGCACCTAAATGA